Proteins co-encoded in one Herpetosiphonaceae bacterium genomic window:
- a CDS encoding PAS domain-containing sensor histidine kinase translates to MHHQPLARHIQELQRQVASLHRQMSAAHARQASALAALFATIGTALEKLRQIETSQSSQADRSSTHEHLGRTTGNGHVRAALPAVDSQPYVVGLERTAALTESEQARRYQPQIMQIITDNATAGLFMMDAQGRCTFMNPAAEQITGYTFAEIEGQILHDMIHHTHPDGTPYPMAECPIDRALPQNNQMRAHEDVFVRKDGTFFPVSCAASPIIKNGVPVGTVIEVRDITVRKRAEEERTRLFEAEQRAVRKAQQQAQQLRGLTAASIAVNVALSVTDVLQLITEQSRQLIGAHQAVSSLTVNEDWAQAITTISLSDKYAAWHDYHAPTNGSGIYAEVCRTNVPLRLTQAELVAHPAWRGFGAEAHAHPPLRGWLAVPLIGRDGRNMGVLQLSDKYEGDFTPEDESILVQLAQMASVALENARLYTAAQDAIHARNEFLSVASHELNTPITSLRGYAQLLIRQIDKGGEINMERMQRALRSIDQQSTKLVELINQLLDISRIESGRLILKCQPSDVAQLAREIAASLQATTRQHDLIVEAPTPIIATIDPLRLEQVLTNLIGNAIKYSPAGGPVVIGVAQPAPDAIEISVTDRGIGVSPEHRAHIFDRFYQAHGAGHFGGMGLGLFISQQIVTLHGGQMLVEFPPEGGTRFVIKLTAPGS, encoded by the coding sequence ATGCACCATCAACCATTGGCTCGGCACATTCAGGAGCTTCAGCGGCAGGTTGCCAGCCTTCATCGCCAGATGAGCGCGGCGCATGCGCGGCAGGCGAGCGCCCTCGCGGCGCTCTTTGCCACGATCGGCACGGCGCTGGAGAAGCTACGGCAGATCGAGACGAGCCAATCGTCACAGGCGGATCGATCCTCCACCCACGAGCATTTAGGTCGAACAACCGGCAATGGACACGTGCGGGCGGCGCTGCCAGCAGTGGACTCGCAGCCGTATGTGGTGGGGCTGGAGCGTACAGCCGCTCTTACCGAGAGCGAGCAGGCCCGGCGCTACCAGCCCCAGATCATGCAGATCATCACCGACAACGCCACTGCGGGCCTGTTCATGATGGATGCGCAGGGCCGCTGCACGTTTATGAATCCCGCCGCCGAGCAGATTACGGGCTACACGTTTGCGGAGATCGAAGGCCAGATCCTGCACGACATGATTCATCACACCCACCCTGATGGCACGCCCTACCCGATGGCAGAGTGCCCGATCGACCGCGCCCTGCCGCAGAATAATCAGATGCGGGCACATGAAGATGTGTTCGTGCGCAAAGACGGAACATTCTTTCCGGTAAGCTGTGCCGCCAGCCCGATCATCAAGAACGGCGTGCCCGTCGGAACCGTGATCGAGGTGCGCGACATCACCGTGCGCAAGCGGGCCGAGGAAGAGCGTACACGACTGTTTGAGGCCGAGCAGCGGGCCGTGCGCAAGGCGCAGCAGCAGGCGCAGCAGCTCCGCGGCCTGACCGCCGCATCGATCGCGGTCAATGTCGCGCTCTCCGTCACCGATGTGCTGCAACTGATCACCGAGCAGAGCCGCCAACTGATCGGCGCGCATCAGGCCGTCTCCAGCCTGACCGTCAACGAGGACTGGGCACAGGCGATCACCACGATCTCGCTCTCCGACAAATATGCCGCGTGGCACGACTACCACGCGCCGACGAATGGCTCAGGGATCTATGCCGAGGTCTGCCGCACCAACGTGCCGCTTCGCCTGACTCAGGCTGAGCTGGTGGCGCATCCGGCATGGCGTGGCTTCGGCGCAGAGGCTCACGCGCATCCGCCGCTGCGCGGCTGGCTGGCCGTGCCGCTGATTGGCCGCGATGGCCGCAACATGGGCGTGCTTCAGCTCTCCGACAAGTACGAGGGCGACTTCACGCCTGAGGATGAGTCGATTCTGGTGCAGTTGGCGCAGATGGCCTCCGTCGCGCTGGAGAATGCGCGGCTCTACACGGCGGCGCAGGACGCGATTCATGCCCGCAATGAGTTCTTATCGGTCGCCTCTCACGAGCTGAACACGCCGATCACCAGCCTGCGCGGCTATGCCCAACTGCTGATACGCCAGATCGACAAAGGCGGCGAGATCAACATGGAGCGCATGCAGCGGGCGCTTCGCTCGATCGACCAGCAATCGACCAAGCTGGTCGAGCTGATCAACCAGTTGCTCGACATCTCGCGGATCGAGTCGGGCCGTCTGATCCTCAAATGTCAGCCGTCGGATGTCGCGCAGCTTGCCCGTGAAATCGCCGCCAGCCTGCAAGCGACCACCAGGCAGCACGATCTGATCGTCGAAGCGCCCACGCCGATCATCGCCACCATTGATCCGCTTCGGCTGGAGCAAGTGCTGACCAACCTGATCGGCAATGCGATCAAATATAGCCCTGCGGGCGGGCCGGTTGTGATTGGCGTCGCGCAGCCAGCGCCCGACGCGATCGAGATCAGCGTCACCGATCGGGGCATCGGCGTTTCGCCGGAGCATCGCGCTCACATCTTCGATCGCTTCTACCAGGCGCATGGCGCGGGGCACTTCGGCGGTATGGGCCTCGGATTATTCATCAGCCAGCAGATCGTCACGCTGCACGGCGGGCAGATGCTCGTAGAATTTCCGCCGGAGGGCGGCACCCGCTTTGTGATCAAGCTTACGGCACCTGGATCATAA
- a CDS encoding protein-L-isoaspartate(D-aspartate) O-methyltransferase yields the protein MSRETERRSMIREQLQRRNIHDERVLHAMSVVPRHMFVPSELDEHAYADNALPIAENQTISQPYIVALTVTALQLQGHERVLEIGTGSGYAAAVLAQLAAEVWTIERHRSLAEGAARRLAELRYTNVHVLLGDGTGGLPEHAPYDGIAVAAAGPHVPRSLLDQLAQGGRLVIPIGDRDEQRLLRIVRTRDGLREDSLGPVRFVPLVGREGWQDEGE from the coding sequence ATGAGCCGCGAAACAGAGCGACGCTCGATGATCCGCGAGCAGCTCCAACGCCGCAATATTCACGATGAGCGAGTCTTGCACGCGATGTCGGTAGTGCCCCGGCACATGTTCGTCCCGTCCGAGCTGGACGAGCACGCCTACGCCGACAATGCCCTGCCGATCGCCGAGAACCAGACGATCTCGCAGCCATACATCGTCGCACTGACCGTGACCGCGCTTCAGTTGCAGGGCCACGAGCGAGTGCTGGAGATCGGCACCGGCTCAGGCTACGCGGCGGCGGTGCTGGCGCAGCTTGCCGCCGAGGTCTGGACGATCGAGCGTCACCGATCGCTGGCTGAGGGTGCGGCGCGACGACTGGCCGAACTGCGCTATACCAACGTGCATGTGCTGCTTGGCGACGGCACAGGCGGGCTGCCCGAACATGCTCCCTACGACGGGATTGCCGTCGCCGCCGCCGGGCCGCATGTGCCCCGGTCGCTGCTCGATCAGCTCGCGCAGGGCGGTCGGCTGGTGATCCCGATTGGCGACCGCGACGAGCAGCGGCTGCTGCGCATCGTGCGCACGCGCGACGGGCTGCGCGAGGATTCGCTCGGCCCGGTACGCTTCGTGCCGCTGGTGGGCCGTGAGGGCTGGCAGGACGAGGGCGAGTAG
- a CDS encoding M14 family metallopeptidase gives MEERVIRSRRFAQWAGMRPRIVGTFGLLLTLWFALFGPALAQSTPPAVVDLTLGTSAQGRPISAVRIGNGPRKLVLVGATHGFPERNTFELVEQLAAHFRNDPALVPSGVRLYIIPLLNPDGLALGRRQNANGVDLNRNMDTSADACPENDWSQRVSGAYGIVSDTGGPYSESEVESRLIRDFLLDADGVVFFHSNAGVVFPACDHQPSIALAKIFADGAGYAFLPKWDRYPITGGMHDWAGGLGIAAITPELVTGDQPEFAQNLGGIEALLRSAEGLLPPPQPQTIGGFAVQPIIWRAWRAWGGENLFGMPLAPPVETGDGWTQLFERAIFEYKPAQSDTTAVVQIGLLGRQLFDPGVLVPEAPRPDARFFAETQHNVGSLFADFWQINGGMPIFGLPLAAEEQTIDERGAPIVRQVFERAVLQRPLDATSVLDVRLAPLGRVLWAQADAKSPESSVRVR, from the coding sequence TTGGAAGAGCGAGTTATTCGATCGCGACGATTCGCGCAGTGGGCAGGGATGCGGCCCAGGATCGTGGGCACGTTTGGCCTACTGCTGACGCTGTGGTTTGCGCTGTTCGGCCCGGCGCTGGCGCAGAGCACACCGCCCGCCGTCGTCGATCTGACGCTGGGCACCTCCGCGCAGGGACGCCCGATCAGCGCCGTTCGCATCGGCAACGGCCCGCGCAAGCTGGTGCTGGTCGGCGCGACGCACGGCTTTCCTGAGCGCAATACCTTCGAGCTGGTAGAGCAGCTTGCCGCGCACTTCCGCAACGATCCCGCGCTGGTGCCGTCGGGCGTGCGGCTGTACATTATCCCGCTGCTCAACCCCGACGGCCTCGCGCTGGGACGGCGGCAAAACGCCAACGGCGTCGATCTGAACCGCAACATGGACACCAGCGCCGACGCCTGTCCTGAGAACGATTGGAGCCAGCGCGTGTCGGGCGCGTACGGCATCGTCTCCGATACCGGCGGGCCGTACAGCGAGTCGGAGGTCGAAAGCCGCCTGATCCGCGATTTTCTGCTGGACGCCGACGGCGTGGTCTTCTTCCACTCCAACGCGGGCGTCGTCTTTCCGGCGTGCGATCACCAGCCATCCATCGCGCTGGCAAAGATCTTTGCCGATGGCGCGGGCTATGCCTTCCTTCCCAAGTGGGATCGCTACCCGATCACCGGCGGCATGCACGATTGGGCGGGCGGCCTGGGCATCGCCGCGATCACGCCTGAGCTGGTCACGGGCGATCAGCCGGAGTTCGCGCAAAACCTGGGCGGCATTGAGGCGCTGCTGCGCTCCGCCGAGGGCCTGCTGCCACCGCCGCAGCCGCAGACTATCGGCGGCTTTGCGGTTCAGCCGATTATCTGGCGGGCCTGGCGAGCCTGGGGCGGCGAGAATCTCTTCGGCATGCCGCTCGCGCCGCCGGTCGAGACGGGCGACGGCTGGACGCAGCTTTTCGAGCGGGCGATCTTTGAGTACAAGCCCGCACAGAGCGATACGACCGCCGTGGTGCAGATCGGTCTGCTGGGACGGCAGTTGTTCGATCCGGGCGTGCTCGTGCCCGAAGCGCCACGACCCGACGCGCGCTTCTTCGCGGAGACGCAGCACAACGTCGGCAGCCTCTTCGCCGACTTCTGGCAGATCAACGGCGGCATGCCGATCTTTGGCCTGCCGCTGGCCGCCGAGGAGCAGACCATCGACGAGCGCGGCGCGCCGATCGTGCGGCAGGTCTTCGAGCGCGCCGTGCTTCAGCGACCGCTCGACGCTACCAGCGTGCTCGATGTGCGGCTCGCGCCGCTTGGCCGCGTCCTCTGGGCACAGGCCGATGCGAAGTCGCCGGAGTCCAGCGTGAGAGTGCGGTGA